In a genomic window of Bacteroidales bacterium:
- the recG gene encoding ATP-dependent DNA helicase RecG, whose amino-acid sequence MLQPFLQTPIEYLKGVGPVRAALLKKELNIHTFEDLLYFYPFRHVDRSEVAKISEINSDAAYIQVKGVIKNLQEIGAKRSMRLTATLKDDSGSIELVWFQGIRWVKEKIIPGKEYLVFGKPNVFNNKFNIPHPEIELIEEARILAGEPLQPFYSSTEKLKSKGFHAKGIAKIMSNLVERAKDNIPEILPATLFSEMKLMNREEALLSIHFPANALKLSHARYRLKFDELFFNQLPMLMNRNERKLKVSGQRFSLIGEHFNTFYHNFLPFELTNAQKRVIREIRQDTGSGKQMNRLLQGDVGSGKTVVALMSMLIALDNSCQACMMAPTEILASQHFVTLSRMLQGLNIKIELLTGSTKTAKRNEIHTALLSGELNLLVGTHALIEDVVQFKNLGLVIIDEQHRFGVAQRAKLWQKNIIPPHVFVMTATPIPRTLAMTLYGDLDSSVIDEMPPGRKPVKTIHYYDSHRLRVFGFMKEKIKEGRQVYVVYPLIQESETLDLKDLMDGYESIVRDFPLPQYAVSIVHGQMKPAHKDYEMQRFVKGETQIMVATTVIEVGVDVPNASVMVIENAERFGLSQLHQLRGRVGRGADQSYCILMTSYKLTSDGKKRISTMVSTNDGFEIASVDLQLRGPGELQGTRQSGALEFKIADLAKDGKILQAAREEAEKIVEADPELQNPANVPLKRHLQYLARQQKDWGKIS is encoded by the coding sequence ATGCTTCAGCCATTTCTTCAAACCCCTATCGAATACCTCAAAGGCGTTGGGCCGGTAAGGGCGGCATTGCTAAAAAAGGAACTGAACATCCACACCTTCGAAGACCTGCTGTATTTTTACCCCTTCCGCCATGTGGATCGCAGTGAAGTAGCGAAAATCAGTGAAATCAATTCGGATGCTGCATACATTCAGGTGAAGGGCGTGATAAAAAACCTTCAGGAAATTGGCGCAAAACGCAGCATGCGCTTAACAGCCACGCTTAAGGATGACAGCGGTTCCATTGAATTGGTCTGGTTCCAGGGCATTCGATGGGTGAAGGAAAAGATCATTCCCGGCAAGGAATATCTTGTGTTCGGAAAACCCAATGTTTTCAACAACAAATTCAATATTCCCCATCCTGAAATTGAGCTGATTGAGGAAGCCCGTATCCTGGCAGGAGAACCGCTCCAACCGTTTTACAGTTCAACGGAGAAACTCAAGTCAAAAGGCTTTCACGCCAAAGGCATCGCCAAAATTATGAGCAACCTTGTTGAGCGGGCCAAAGACAATATACCGGAGATTCTGCCAGCAACATTGTTCAGTGAAATGAAGCTTATGAACCGCGAGGAAGCCCTGCTCAGTATCCACTTTCCTGCCAATGCCCTGAAATTATCACATGCACGCTACCGCCTGAAATTCGATGAACTGTTCTTCAACCAGCTTCCGATGCTGATGAACCGTAATGAACGCAAGTTGAAAGTGAGCGGTCAGCGTTTCTCTCTGATTGGTGAGCATTTCAACACTTTTTACCACAACTTCCTGCCCTTTGAGCTTACGAATGCCCAAAAGCGTGTGATCCGCGAAATCAGGCAGGATACCGGTTCGGGCAAACAAATGAACCGTTTGCTGCAAGGCGATGTTGGAAGCGGAAAAACGGTGGTGGCACTTATGAGCATGCTCATTGCCCTTGATAACAGTTGCCAGGCCTGCATGATGGCTCCCACAGAAATTTTGGCTTCACAGCATTTCGTCACGCTTAGCCGTATGTTGCAAGGCTTGAACATAAAAATTGAACTCCTCACCGGCTCCACCAAAACCGCAAAACGCAATGAAATTCATACCGCTTTGCTTAGCGGAGAATTGAATCTTTTGGTGGGAACCCATGCCCTGATTGAAGATGTGGTGCAATTTAAGAACCTTGGACTGGTGATCATTGACGAGCAGCATCGTTTTGGTGTTGCGCAGCGTGCAAAACTCTGGCAGAAAAATATCATCCCTCCCCATGTATTTGTGATGACCGCCACCCCGATTCCACGAACCCTGGCCATGACGTTGTATGGCGATCTCGACTCTTCCGTAATTGACGAAATGCCTCCAGGCCGCAAACCGGTAAAAACAATCCATTATTACGATTCGCACAGGCTCAGGGTTTTTGGGTTCATGAAAGAAAAAATTAAGGAAGGCAGGCAGGTGTATGTGGTTTATCCTCTGATCCAGGAATCGGAAACACTGGATCTGAAAGACCTGATGGATGGTTACGAAAGTATTGTCCGCGATTTTCCATTGCCGCAATATGCTGTAAGCATCGTGCACGGACAAATGAAACCGGCCCATAAGGATTACGAAATGCAACGTTTCGTGAAGGGTGAGACCCAGATCATGGTTGCCACCACAGTGATCGAAGTGGGCGTTGATGTTCCCAATGCATCGGTGATGGTGATTGAGAACGCCGAGCGTTTTGGTCTATCGCAATTGCACCAGCTGCGCGGGCGGGTGGGCCGTGGCGCCGATCAAAGTTATTGCATCCTGATGACCAGCTACAAACTCACCAGCGATGGGAAAAAACGTATTTCTACCATGGTGAGCACCAATGATGGATTTGAGATCGCGAGTGTTGACCTGCAACTGCGTGGCCCCGGCGAGCTTCAGGGAACCAGGCAAAGCGGGGCGCTTGAATTCAAAATCGCCGATCTGGCCAAAGATGGCAAAATCCTTCAGGCAGCCAGGGAAGAAGCTGAAAAAATCGTAGAAGCAGACCCGGAACTGCAAAATCCGGCAAATGTTCCGCTTAAAAGACATTTGCAATACCTGGCAAGGCAGCAGAAGGATTGGGGGAAGATTTCCTGA